In Rhea pennata isolate bPtePen1 chromosome 13, bPtePen1.pri, whole genome shotgun sequence, the following proteins share a genomic window:
- the FAAP24 gene encoding Fanconi anemia core complex-associated protein 24 produces the protein MTTKAHSLLTVGSIVVPYGHVIGNEKWRGSEISQRLQGKIKLIFEDGLGLVDFCLSNKTCILYISEADLVAGDEFKRRLVRFRNASSLGGIVIVERTQISDQYFLAVQKLVVLELGMVLFPVANQGEASQLIIQLVREQSKDRNSNPFLRKQCSQLAEASVFRTVQQIPGVGKTKALLLLQQFGSIHRLCNASVKELELVVGQTVAQQIYTFFALSS, from the exons ATGACAACAAAAGCGCACTCCCTTCTCACAGTAGGGTCTATAGTTGTCCCTTATGGACATGTGATTGGAAATGAGAAATGGAGAGGGTCAGAAATATCCCAAAGGCTACAAG GGAAAATTAAGCTCATTTTTGAAGATGGCTTGGGACTTGTggatttctgtctttcaaaCAAAACTTGCATCTTATATATTTCTGAAGCAGATTTGGTTGCAGGGGATGAATTCAAGCGAAGATTGGTTCGGTTTAGGAAT gCTAGCAGTCTTGGTGGAATTGTAATTGTCGAGAGAACTCAGATAAGTGATCAGTACTTCTTAGCAGTACAAAAGCTTGTGGTGCTAGAACTTGGCATGGTGTTGTTTCCTGTGGCAAATCAAGGAGAAGCTTCTCAACTTATTATTCAGCTA gTCCGTGAACAAAGTAAGGATCGCAATAGTAACCCCTTTCTTCGTAAACAATGTTCTCAGCTAGCAGAAGCATCAGTATTCCGGACGGTGCAGCAAATTCCAGGagttggaaaaacaaaagctctgcttctgctgcaacAATTTGGAAGCATCCACAGACTTTGTAATGCATCTGTTAAAGAGCTCGAGCTGGTAGTTGGACAAACAGTAGCACAACAAATTTATACTTTCTTTGCCTTAAGTTCTTGA